The DNA window CCGAACCCGCCCCGCCGCGCACGAATCCGACAGCGCAACCCTCAAATCCTCCAATTCGCGGCCAGAATCGACGACTGCCGGCGCGAAACCTAGACCGAAGAACCCCCAGGGGGTGGGGGATAAACAGCCCCGAAAATTCGAAATGGAGAGGGGGGTCGCGAGCCAGGACCTGGAAGCCGGATCTGAAGGCAGCGAGACCCTAGGCTGGGGAttcgcggcggagggcggcgacgtcctCGCGTGAgcccgccggcgagccggaTCTGCGCGGGGCGCGGACGGATCTGGGGCGCGCGAGGTGGTCGCCGGCTCGagacgcctcctcctcctcctcctcctcctcttctttttttttattattattttcctcctcttcttttcctcGTCTTCCTTTTGAAGTCTCGAGTCGAGCCGCTTTGCTTATCCTTTTGTTTCCTGAAGTGATTCGGGTTGAGCCGGATAGAGGtggagccgcgagccgcgcgggGCGAGGCGACGAGACCTGAAAATGGAAGCGAAGCGGGAGCGACTGTGACGCGCGGGGCGGAAACTCTCGCAGAGCGTTATTTATAGGCGGCACGAGGCCGCGGGTTGGATCTGGACCGTCGGCTGGCGGGGATCGGACGACCCAAGGGCAGATTTGGGCACGGGCCCTAAGCGGGCCGATGTGACGCGCGCTCGTGGCGTGCTTTGACTTTCTCGAGAGGTCAGCGCGCGCACGCGGCGCTACCCCTTCTCCGCCTATGACCTGTGGGCCCCACGGATGCGGGACGAGGTGTCAGTGTCTATTACGGGTCGTGCTCCTATTGGGTGACGACGGAGGATCGGTCGTCTTTTGTCGAGCACGTAGGATCGGGGGTATGGTTCTCAGCGCACAGGGAAGGAAGGTGACTTGGAGGAGAAGGCTTGGTGCCATGTGGAGGCAGGTGAGTGGTTGGGTTATTGGAGGGGCCACCGTGTAACAGGTACGAGTTAGGTACTGGAACATAAAAACGGAAGGGGAGGCAATATAttccattttaaattttaaaaatgtcaTATTTGGCCCATGATAGATCCATGGGCCTAAATTAAAGTCTGATTGTATTGGATGGTTGCTAAGGCCCAGAATCAATGACTATCGGCGCGAAACCTAAACCGAAGAACCCTCaggggaaaaataaaacagccATGGGCCTAAATTTAGATCCGTAGACAGGGATGGCTGGTAAGGCCCTAAGAAAAGCCTCTTTTGTGGTCGTGGCAGCCTAGTAGCAGCTGCAACTATTATAAACAGAGCTAGCGTGAGGCTTGTTATGTGCATATGATCATGCCAAATTTTCTCGAACAAAATCTGGCTCAttattttcagcctttttGGCTTAAGTTACCGTAGCACGattttcaaactattaaatgatatattttgtgtaaaaaagtttatataaaaattgtttcaaaTAATTAGATAAATCCAAATTAcgaatttttaataattaatatttgattaacCATTACTAATGATGTTTACTGTTTTTCGTACGGCTAATTGGCTTATCTAGCCATCACTTTAGAACGCTGCTGCCGACAACATATCAAACAAACATGTAAACAGAATACTTCAGTGCTGCATACAGCAGCGGTTCAACCGAACCCGTACTTCGCCACCAGGGCATGCCACGTTGGGCCGAAAGTACATGGAAGCACGCTGCGTGCACCCATCCATCCCATTATCCATCTACGCCGACGAGCTGTGCGTGTACccccaaacattcgagcagCACGACATGTATTAGTCCAGTCCGGagacacgcacgcacgcgcggtGTGGATCAGCCAAGTACACTAGTAGCATGCACGTATTGTTAAAAGTATAAGCaaataatgatttaatctatcgcATAAATAAGTCATAATATGTATGCGAAAGAGCTACACACGAATAGATTAAACAGATgcagaactagattaaacataattaacatGTACCGAAGATTTTCCTAAGGAGGATTGGAAGCAGCACGGATGACTCGCAGCGTAGGATGTTGACGGCGGCGAGCCACGGCCGATCGACGCGGAAGATGAGCCGTCGTTGACGAACAGCGAGCAGTCACGCGGAGCgcttcccaaaaaccttattcgccTTTTCCACATGCAGGACTTCACGAGGACGACGGTTCCGGAGACCTGTTCTCCCGATCGCCGGTGCACACCGACAGAGGGGATCGAGTAGACAACAGTGACAGTGTAGCACAGAGAAAAGATAAATCCTagattgttttttcatgtatgTTGCAACAAAGTAGCGGTCcggtatttataggacgtGTGATCAACACGCCTACCATATCATAGCCGAACCGGATAGGCCGTGCACGGACTCTACGCTATCTTGCACAAGGAAGAATCTGATAAGTTTTCAAAACTAACACGGGAATTTCCGTTTCatgcagcaaaacaaaactgcaaaagaaaGTTGCATCTGTGCAAGCACGAGGACCTAATTTTGTCGGACCAGTCATGCGCGCGCCACCTGACCCGTGCCCGAgccaggcgaggcgaggcgagcgagcgCACGTGTGTGTTCCTCTATTTCTTTCTTACTCAAGGGGCTAAAGAGCACTCTCCTATTCAAGAAGGTCTCATTCTTATAGAACTAGCAATGTGATATTAAAGTTTCACATGCATGCTTTCATGAGGTGGGCCTTTATGAttttcctataaattatttgtgcCTTAGCCTAACCATTAATTTCAACACAGGCTAACGGTACAGTGTCATCTGCtaatataagtataacaaTAAATGTTCTAGAAATTCCACATGAGATGGGATGGATTTACACATGCACATGGAATATGATAATTAGCAAACAGAGTAAAACACGTGTTTAAAAGAGAGAAACAACAGTTTTGTGGTGAACGttaatcttatatttatgttttaagcAAATATGCATCAAATTCGCCTGTAAAAGATAATTGCACCCTCATttaagaaatatattattacaaaTACCATGACATGTCACAAGGATAATTAAAATTCTGCAACCGATAGAAGTACCATTTTCAACAAATTAATACTTTTTGATTGCATATTTAGGTTAAGAAATGATTACTCAGCATCCGAAAGACGGAATTGTTCGAGAACTTCTATATCATGCACATATATGAttcattgaaaattttgaccTTTATGCTTACACTACAACGTTTTCATTCATTTCCATTCTATGTAAGGACTTATAATTGAGTCACATAGCAGTTCCACCGAGCACGTATCTATCAAACGACCAAATACATGCATTTCCAAAGTCTTAAAAAAGAGCTTTTCTCCCGTCCAGCACACAGTACCAGTAGGTACCAGTACCGCGGGTATAAAGgcaaatccatccatccattcttACAGGGTACGATTGGGATAGAAATGAATACATCCATCGAGTTTCATTCTtcgctcttttttttcctccctcgGGCGCTCTTACAGGTTCAGAAGAGAACATGGCAGCGTATTAGGAGAGATTGAGAGAACATGGCACAATACGGGTTCAGCTTGCCGACGGCAAAGGCCAGCACGGTGAACGCGTGATCCATGAGGCACTAAAGATCTAGGCAGCAAACAACCCAGCTTCTTATTGAAATTTGCATTAAGGAACATCCAATCGATAGGCAATACAAATCATAGAAGCAATGAACAACAAGCACATGcagcccaaaaaaaaaaaaatcaaaactttcTATTGCTGCAACCAACAAAATCTAATGGTGTGGATCGGATTAAAAAATGATGCATCCAGAGGCTCCGGCTGCCACATTGTCTGACGACGGCTCCAGGGCCACCTCCGAGGAAcaccgcggccggcgccggcaccacCACGCCAGCCACCACCTCGTCACTGCGGCCGGGACAACCGTGGTCGTCAACACCAGTACACCGCCTCGCAGCCGACAACACCTAGCCCGCCACCACCTCGTCATTGGGTCGGGACCACCGCGGCCGGCACCGCAAGATGAAGGGCATCTGCCTGCTGGAACTGGACGACGAGaactcgacgacgacgacgccggtgTTCGGCAAGCTGAAGGACATCGTGCtggacaacgacgacgacgacgactgctTGGGCGAGCCGTCGAGCTCGGGCTCGTCCATGAACGACGACGGGTCGGCGGAGATGCCGGCGCGGAGGCACGGGTGCGGCAACGGGAGGCTGATCAACATCTGCTTCGGCGCGCAGGGCCTCACCGTGGAGGACTCGGCCAGCGGGCAGCAGACCAGCGAGATGTTCTAGCAGCAGTGCCTCCGGGTGTCCTGATTCACTCTCTTTTGGATTTGTAAGCTTGCAGTTCAACCAAACATCACGTTTTCTGCGTGGCTTGCTTGATTACTGGGTGTGCTTGTGTTAACGGATGCTGCTGTTGGTGatgaaatatatttggtgGTGTGATCAGCTTGTCATGGTGCGTTGGTTAATCCTTCTGTTTAATTCATTCAAACAAACTAACAGCCGTTATCCACAAATTCGAAAGAATTATCCACTCAAAACGGGAAAGGGAAGACAAGAAATTTCTTGTGTATTCAGTATTGAacatcatcaacaacaaacaaacatCTGACAGGAGACAACAAATTGCGCTATAAGACCCAcgaattttctattttttccctGTAACAAGAAAAGCAGAAGCTTTTTCCTATTTGCCCACATGCCCTGCAGACAACTATCGCTTCCTCCACTACATCAAAAATTCGAATTTACAGCAGGAAGCAATTGGACAACCCAAAACtagagaacaaaaaaaaaaaaatctataagcTGCTGGGCAACACCTTGCCGCTGGGAGCTTTAGCACCTGGATCACTATATGCAAAGAACCATTTTTTCCTCTCGTTGTTCACCCACATTGCAGCCTGGCCATGACACTCCAAAGATGGCTACGTACATACACCTGACAACAGCTCGGCGCACCTCAAGTCGCGGCCGTTATGATTGCGCCATCCTCCAAGAACATACATATGATGACGTAGGGCAGGTTACCTCGATCCTCCAGGCACATAATTTACGACctccagcagcatcaaaacTGAGGGCCTTCTTCGCGCTTAGTTTTGAAGCAGAGGGAAGGAGCACCTACCATATTTGCACAGCTAATTCAGACACTGGGCCACAAGGGCTAGTTGATCTCTCCTTCCTCTGCATCTTTAGTGCTGGGGACACTGCTaggatcttcttcttcttcctcatcaTCTGCTTTCATAAAGAGCCCAAGCTGTTCCAATGGATTGCCTGATCCAGGAAGAAAACTGGGCATGCCATCCTGGGAGTGCTCAGGACTAGTCTCATCAACAGAACTCACAATATGTTCTGTGGTGGCTGTTCCAAGCATTTCCATGTCCTTCAGATGGAGATTGTCATTAATTTCTACAGTTCTCTCCATCTGCATTAAGTTaaactatgtaaattttagtgaGATAAATCTTGGTACCACCAgtaaatgcattttttttcacttgccTCCTGCAGTGCCTGACGGGCTTTCTCCCTCTCTAGGTCCCGTTTACGCTTAGCCTCGGCTTCGGCTTCAGCTCTTCGAGCTTCCATAGCTGCATTTCCTTCAGCCAACAGCCTTGCTTTCTCTGAATATATAGATAGGCACTTCTCAGGAAAATGTACGAACCATCACTTATGAGCTAATTTAACAGCTGGCTATGTGTGTTACCTTCCTTCTGGAGCTTTTCCAGCTCCTCCTGTTTGTCTCCACCCTGACCCACCAAACATTCTTTCTCAGAAGCAGCTCAACAAacagtcaaacaaaaaaaacacaacataGAACTAATTACAAACCTGGCTTAGAATCCCCTGTGCCTTGACAATCACATCAGCATAACGACTCCTAAGGAGGGCTGCTCTTAGGAGCTTGTCTGGGGAGACTTGCCTGTCGGGTTTTGAGTTCTCCCCTAAATTTTCATAGGGAAAGGATCAGATGATCCGATCAGCTTAATGCACTGAGACCCCTTAATGGCCTCATATGTACCTGCTTGCAAATTCATGCTTACCCTCGGGGGCAGGCTTAGACTCGTTGTCCTGCTCACGGAGCTCCACATCATCAGTAGGATCTGTGATTTTGAAAGTTGTATGAGGATTAAGCCAAAAGTAACTTTCAAATGCTTCTGTGATGATAAAGGCATATTTTGATTTCTAAAGGTCAAACTTGTAGACTTTGACCAACAATAGGTCAAACTACAAGTACACTTAGTGCATACAAATTATACCAAtagattatatttctaaaaacttACACATTGTGGTATTACAGCTATTAACAACAAGCTTTATCAGAAATCAAGTTTAGTGTTGAATACTTTGTTAATCAAAATAATCCTTAAAAATATCTGGGATGGTAGTAGAACAGAAAGGGCATAGAAAGGAGGCTTACGGTTGGCATCAACTGGACTAATAACATCACTCTTTTCTTGCTCCACAAGTTGCATAGATCTCTTACTTCCCTAAATTAGATAGATGACAATTATTTCAGTGCTGGATGGCAGGAAAGGGAAAGTTCTTTCGATAGGAAAGAAAACAAGTCTtgacaaaatatatgaatatgataCTAAATTTCTCAAAACAACACAGTATCACATTTACTCacacaattaattttgttttactgACCAAATTAGACAATAAGggtatatttaatttagatGACAGTAAGCCTCTATCTCAATATTTTCATCAAGCACCATGACAAAACAGCCAAAATACCTTCGCAAGCTTTGCTGGACTACCAAATTTTTCTTGTTCGCTTTCACTATCACTACCCGAGTCTGAATCTGCATTACAGAGTAAATATGATTGAGGGCACCTTAAGACAaacattgatatatattacAAGTGGGACAATCAGAAATCCAAAATGAACCATTTCTGGAAATTTACTAGCAGCTTGGCCACAAAAACAAGACATAATGAATGTGACTTATATGCTTATTCTGAAGAGAAGTTAAATTGCTGCAAATTAGCACAAGGGTAAGTTGCAGGATGGTATCCTGCTTGTAAGCCAGTTGATAATCTAGTCTCCCAGAAaatcaaagaagaaaaggagggaataTTGTTGAATGCATGAGCATGCACTCCATAGTAGCAGACATCTGATGTTAGCATGTTACACATGCACCTACAGTGAAGTATAGCAGTGCATACTTCTGGTTAAGTGCCTCATTGTCCAGAACTCAACTAGACTTCTACTCAGACATAATTAGCTTGAAGCTTAAACCCCCCAGAAGTTAATGTAAGGAAATATACAAGTGGTTGAAGTAATCAGAACATTGttgcaaagaaaatatatttgtttacaAGGATGTATATCATGCTAAAAGGAGTATGTAAGCACAGAGTGGCACAGACCGCTGGAAGAAGATCCAGAGTCACTGCTGGAACTACTTGGGCTACCACCCTTGCTAGGTTTGTTGTGTACAtctttttctattaatatTGGGGACACATTGCCACAAATATCTACATCCTCCTCAATTGGCTCGCCACCtgcagacaaaaaaaatctgactACTGCACTGTTGCATAAAACTAATCTTTATCAATGGACTAGGAATAAACCTTTGCAGGGATTTGTAGAGGAGTGGCTAAGCCCAGATAAATTAGCAGCCTCATTCTCAGAAGGCTCAGATTTTGCCTGTTGACTCGGCCCCCTCTCTTGCAAATACTTGTCAACTTGTTTCTTCAGCTCGAAAAGCAGATCATCACTGACAGCATGGATATCAATCTCTATCTCTCCATCACCAAGCTGATCTGTATTATTGTCAATGCATTGCTGCAACAAATCAATGATGTGTGCAGGTAACTCTGGATCCTCAGATAAAGATGCCAAACAGTTCCCAAAGGATTCTTTCTCTTCAAATGTCATTTTTGGCTTTACAGGTTCTGTTGGCCTAACACACTCTGTTGACACTTCACTGCAGTCCACAGGGGGAGTCTTCCTCCTCTTTGAGTCAGCCCTATCAACCTCAATGTGAGTCTCTGTAACAACGGAAGCTAACTTCTTTTCAATTGCCCGCCATCTTGATTCAAACATCTTGTTTAGTTGAATGGCCATATCATGCACTGCATGTCCACGGGGATTATAGGTCATCGCATTTGCAAAGGTCAGCCGTACATCAGCCGCAAAATCAGAAGGACTTGTGTAGGAACCGGAGTCAAGCTTAGTCCTGACGGTTCCAAGATCCATTGGGTTCTTGATGATTTGAAAATAATCTGGAATATTCAGCTTAACCGCATCTACCGGGGTGTTGAATATGTGACTGTATTTCTGAGTCATCAGTTTTTTAAGGATAGCATCACACTGCTTAAGAATCGATTCCTCAGTCAACACTGTGGAAGCCTCAGGTCGGGGTTTTGTAGGCAAGAAACGCCCCTTAGCACCACGGACCACATGGCTACCACGCTGTCCCTTCTTAGCTCGAGGGGCAGCCGAGGACGAGAGCGCAGGTGCTCTATTGGCAGGGACAGGAACAGCAAACTGGGGCTTCTTGAGGAGATCCCGAACCTTATCAAGCTCCTTACGAAACCTCTTCCGGAGGCGCCTCCTCTCGGAGGACGACATCTTGGCTGGAACAAAAATCTCCCGCTTGACATCGAAGCCGTCGCTGTTTAGGCTGATACACTTGCGCTTTGGGGCTGACGAATCCTCAGAGTCAACACGAACAGGACTGCCTACTACGCCTTCCGACTCGCCAACAGTCTCCGCATACCCACGGGGCGCCACTGACGCCACGCCTCGAAACGCCATTTCGTCGTAGCCCCGCTTAATCTGCCTCTGCTGCCCAAACTCCATGAGGACCGTCGGTGTCATGTGCCCGGGCGCCAGATCTGTTCACCATTGACAAACCATAAGAGACAAGATTCAGTCACCTGGAACCCAAACTCGAGCTATGAAATGCCCAAAATTTGAGCTTTCCCTGCTGGAAGACGAAGGAAATGAACAGCAACACAAACCGAATTCAAAAGGTTCCCTTCAAAACCCTAATAC is part of the Oryza brachyantha chromosome 2, ObraRS2, whole genome shotgun sequence genome and encodes:
- the LOC102720579 gene encoding transcription factor GTE9-like; the encoded protein is MTPTVLMEFGQQRQIKRGYDEMAFRGVASVAPRGYAETVGESEGVVGSPVRVDSEDSSAPKRKCISLNSDGFDVKREIFVPAKMSSSERRRLRKRFRKELDKVRDLLKKPQFAVPVPANRAPALSSSAAPRAKKGQRGSHVVRGAKGRFLPTKPRPEASTVLTEESILKQCDAILKKLMTQKYSHIFNTPVDAVKLNIPDYFQIIKNPMDLGTVRTKLDSGSYTSPSDFAADVRLTFANAMTYNPRGHAVHDMAIQLNKMFESRWRAIEKKLASVVTETHIEVDRADSKRRKTPPVDCSEVSTECVRPTEPVKPKMTFEEKESFGNCLASLSEDPELPAHIIDLLQQCIDNNTDQLGDGEIEIDIHAVSDDLLFELKKQVDKYLQERGPSQQAKSEPSENEAANLSGLSHSSTNPCKGGEPIEEDVDICGNVSPILIEKDVHNKPSKGGSPSSSSSDSGSSSSDSDSGSDSESEQEKFGSPAKLAKGSKRSMQLVEQEKSDVISPVDANHPTDDVELREQDNESKPAPEGENSKPDRQVSPDKLLRAALLRSRYADVIVKAQGILSQGGDKQEELEKLQKEEKARLLAEGNAAMEARRAEAEAEAKRKRDLEREKARQALQEMERTVEINDNLHLKDMEMLGTATTEHIVSSVDETSPEHSQDGMPSFLPGSGNPLEQLGLFMKADDEEEEEDPSSVPSTKDAEEGEIN